The Mastacembelus armatus chromosome 4, fMasArm1.2, whole genome shotgun sequence genome segment GGAAACCGAGTTGAGAAAAGTGTTGCAGTTTACCTTCGTCTGTGTTTAAAAATCTTCGATGTGTTACATAAATCACCAGGCTGCCCTGCAGATTCTTGcacacatttcttttcttttctttttttttttggctcgCTGGAGGCTGGTCCGTCCCTCCTATTACTTGTCACACGCTGCGAGTTGGATGCAGGTCTCTCCTCGATGTTGGTGTCCTGAAGACGGCTGTAAAAGCCAAGTGTCACACTGTGTTTATTGGAGCTGCGCACACGCGTGTTTAGGCTTTTCAAGGTCTTAAAGAAAGTGGGACAGCATGTACCAGTGTTTTGGACTACAATACCCAACGGAGTAATCTCGTTATTATGATGAAATCTCGCGAGTTTACCTTCAACACTGGGTTGCCAGGtgtttttatcacatttatctGCGCTATTTTAGTCTTTTTAAACTTTCCTTTCTTCAGTATTTCTCTTCATTACAGAACATTTGgacatgtttatattttatctgtAAGACTAAATGTAAGTAATGATATTTGAAACTGCTACATATATAGCACGAAGGATATAAGTAGCAATTAATTGCCTGGAATTTGAATATAAATTTCCATTGCCTTATGTAattttatgtaatattttaatcaatgttaagattcaaatttaaaaattaaaaatagaatATTACCCACAACGtccatgttaatgttaataCTGGTTGTTAATTTGTCCTTTTATTCACAAATTTAGCACTTTATAGACatataatatatgaaatatgataCGTGATATTGTTTTGTTAAGTCGACGATTAAATTCATTCACTAATCAGATCTGTGCTGACAAGGTTTCTATTGGTTAGACAGGATAAATGTTTATTTGCCTGACCAACAGTGCAAAACCCAAAGATGTTACAATGGCCACAGTCATCACATTTGACTGTGTTGTTATACTATAATTGTTGACATGTTTTCGTGAAAAATGACAAGCAAAGAAGTTAATAAGTAATAATCAAAACAGCTAATTACATTTCTGTCGACTGAAGGTAGATCAACCGTAGTCAGGTCCCCCCGATTGACTTCATTTCCTTGtagttactgtatgttttgcGTGCAACATTAAACATTGTGAGTATAATGTTTTACAAAATAGAAATTAATCAACAGCTCTCAGTCAGACGTAATTAAACGTGAAAACgaagaaaaaatataacaaagGGGTGAACTGAGGCTTTAGATGCTTTGCCTGAGGGTCGTACGTAACCGAACCTGGCAACCCGGGAGTCTGGCCACAGCGCTGAAAAACTTGTTGTTGTCGGGGAAAATGGCGTCAAACGTAGAGGCCCCGGAGCGCTGGTACCTCGCCCTGCTCGGCTTTGCGGAGCATTTCCGAACCTCCAGTCCGCCTAAAATCCGGCTCTGTGTACACTGCTTACAGGCCGTGTTTCAATTTAAGCCTCCGCAGAGGATCGAGGCCCGGACACATCTGCAGCTCGGCTCGGTTCTCTACCACCACACCAAGAACAGCGAGCTGGCCCGCAGCCACCTGGAGAAAGCGGTGAGGGCAGCTGGGTCTGGGAAAGAGCGGGGATGCGGCGGAGAAGGGGACGGGTGTAGGCCGCAGGCAGCGAAAACAGCGGACGGCGGAAGTCTTTAGACAGCCgttaatttatgaaaatgttaaaatataaaatgtgctATCATCAGGTAGTTTGGTAAATAATAGTCCAGGCTCGTCCGCTTATGTTCTTACCAAGTGTTAACCACTGTTGGACCAATAATGGTACATGAAGCCTGCAAACAGCGACTATATGACGCCGCTAACATTTGGTGTCTTTTGCATTTCAGTGGTTTATATCTCAACAAGTCCCTCAGTTTGAAGATGTTAAATTTGAAGCTGCCAGCATTTTGTCGGAACTCTTCTGCCAACAGGTAAGTAATGTTGGTGTTTATCTAACTGTACCTTAAGCTTACATACACATGTTTACCACTTCTCATGAGTGAAACTGGAAATGAAGTTCGTCTTTTTTTGTTGGTCCTTGTAATACCTTTTCAGAATTTGGTGGACTCTGCAAAACCTCTACTTCGCAAGGCCATCCAGATTTCACAGCAGACACCATACTGGCACTGCAGACTGTTGTTCCAGTTGGCGGTATGTATGTGCATCAATGTGTACATCAAAGTCATTTTTATATGCATTTGAATTGAAATGAGAGTCATAGGAGACAGTTTTGTCATGCTTAAACTTTGTtagcttttgcttttttatatattatgtataCAAATAGAGCCCTGAGTGATGGCAAGAATGTTCTTATTGTCTCTTTCAGCAACTTCATACACTGGAGAAAGATTTGGTGTCAGCCTGTGACCTGCTGGGGGTTGGAGCGGAGTATGCCCGAGTGGTGGGCTCAGAATACACCAGGTACGTCTCATCTAatgttgtgatgtttgtgttaCACAAGGTTTACAGTGCCTTGTATTTGAcacatacagttttatttaaacattgcCGTTAACTTGCACAAGTTAACATAAAGTGTTTATAGCTGTTTGTAAGAATGTAATAAGGATAAAACTGACTTGATATGTTTGATTTCTTTAGGGCATTGTTTCTCCTTAGTAAAGGGATGGTGAGTCTCattcttaattttatttgtgCTAACACCATAAACACTTACAAAGCTTAgattttgcaaatgttttcattgatAACCGCAAGAGCATAGTAACTCTTACATTTACAACAATTATAGTGTCTACATACGAGTTGAAACACCAAAGCAACATCAAATTATCTACgtctgttttcttattttatagTTGCTGCTAATGGAGAGGAAGCTTGGGGAGGTGCATCCTCTGCTCACACTGTGTGGAACTATTGTAGAAAACTGGCAGGGTAACCCAATCCAGAAGGAATCCCTCAGGGTCTTCTTTCTGGTCCTACAGGTCACACACTACCTGGATGCTGGGCAGGTATGCAATCCAGTCTGGTAGAGTTAGAAAAAATAGGCAAGGGGTTTAAATTACAATGTCTTATTAACTGATAGTTATGCGTGCATATATGGTAGGTGGTAAGAAGGGATTGTTCATAATGTTCCTGTCTGCCCAGGTGAAGAGCGTGAAGCCATgtctgaagcagctgcagcagtgcatCCAGACAATCTCTACACTCCACGATGATGAGATTCTACCCAGCAACCCAGCGGACCTCTTCCACTGGCTGCCCAAGGAGCACATGTGTGTCCTCGTATATTTGGTAATGCTGCTTCTCTTTCTGTGCCACATAAAAGCCCCtaaaaataatcatctttgaAAACAGCAGTAGATTGTGGATGgctgagattttattttatttttttttgtgtgtgttggttgtgTTTGTCCATACTGCAGTCTAAAAGgcagaaatatattaaaaagtttaaaatagcAGAAAAACCACTGGATTCTCAAATGTAACATGAAAGTACCCTGTTTTTTGTCTATCATTTGGGTTGCACACAAGATGGAGTTGTGTATTACTATCATGGTGCTTTTTTAATATATGCTTCATTAGGAATTGGTTTACAGTTCTAAATACTCTTTCTTGCCATTTTACAGGTGACAGTAATGCACTCCATGCAAGCAGGCTATCTGGAGAAAGCTCAGAAGTACACAGACAAGGCTCTTATGCAACTGGAGAAACTAAAAAGTGAGTTATGCACTTTaaccaaataataaaaatacaaaaaacatgcTTTTCAACCAATAAAAAGCATCTCGCATCACTTGTGTGTACATTCTTaatttttatgttcatgtttcagtGTTGGACTGCAGCCCAATCCTCTCTACCTTTCAAGTCATTCTACTGGAGCACATCATCATGTGTAGACTTGTCACAGGCCACAAGGCCACTGCATTACAAGAGGtatattgttttggtttctgtggTCGTTTCTTgagtttttgatattttagtgtgtaatatgaaaaaaaaaagatctgacaAGTCCAGCAACTTTGAGCTATAGCTTGAGACCTGTCATAAAAGGAAAGGGGAATCAGGACATGAATGTGATCATTGacccttttttctctctccatccagATATCACAAGTGTGTCAGTTATGCCAACAGTCTCCCAGGTTATTCACCAACCATGCTGCTCAGCTTCACACGCTACTAGTGagtatttataaaataatacaatgcAGTACAATAGTGTTTACACCTGtgcagaaagtaaaaaaaaaaaataaaaagtttgagGACATGGTAACACATACAGTTGCGTTTACATGTAATGTGGActgaaaacaaatttatttgaaaaatatttccagtccagtattttttttttttttcaaataaaaaaaaaaagttcttggATTTTGAAGTCAGCTCAGATGTACTTTATGTACTCAGAAGActttattattacaaaatacagtgtcttagtcaaaaaaaaaaagtttttttccaTGGGACAAGCAAATGATAGAAATATGAAGCAGGTTAGACATTGAAGAAAAtagatttctttcatttttactcAGTTGATAAAGAAGCGTTACATTTTTATCTAATGTTTTACAAGTATATATTatttgagaaataaatgaaatcttggaaaaacaaattctctttttagaaaaacagaagaattcATCTATCCAAATTGAAAgttaattcaaataaaacatgattgtAAACATTTGTAAAATTGTTCAACCAGCAGCTGCAACATCAGTTAACATTAGTTAAATGCTCCAAAAGCTGTCGCCCTGAGGAAGTTTCCTAAGACGGTAATTGTatgtccttgtttttgttgaGAAATTGACATCCATAACGGTCAACCTAAAGGTTGTTATTCCTTCTCCTGCTCTTCTCATATTCCAGGGTCTGTACTGTATCTCAGTGAACTGTATGGATAATGCAGAGGCACAGTTTACCACAGCTTTGAGGGTGAGTgagattttcttattttctttattaaaatcaggccctttttaaaatgttctgacTCAGACATGTCcatattgttgtttgtgttcCAGCTCACCACGCACCAGGAGCTGTGGACGTACATTGTAACCAATTTGGCCAGTGTGTATATAAGGGAAGGAAACCGACACCAGGAGGTCAGTTAAATAGTAATCAGCCACACctttacattaaaacacattagaaTACATTTAGAACTAGTGTACACTATATGATGTTTAGTCTCACTTGTTGTTGAGCCTGACCAGTACACCAACATGACGCATGGCTTATGACATGATGAATAAAAGGACAAAGATGAATGCTTGACCCCTACGCTGAGGGGATTTGGTGGCACTGTTATGCTGTGGGAGGGGTGTATTGTTGGCATAGCCTGGGTCCACTTGTCCCCTTAGAGGTAAAGGGCACTGCTGATCAGGATAAACTTGTTCTGAGTGATTACCTTTGTCCTCTGATGGAACATTTCTGTCCTAATGGAAGTGGTCTCTACCAATACACATGGGGTCAATAAATGATTTGGCAACTATGAAAATGGTGTGAGTCATGTGCTGTGGCCTTTACAGCCAGCAGATCCCAACCCAGTTCAACACCTATGGGAGATTTTGGACTGGCATGAATTTTAGAAGAATGGTGTTCATCTCCCCAGTAGTGTTCAGAGACTTGTAGAATCAATGTTACTAAGATAGTTACTATTTTTTCCTTTAGTCTGTCAGCCATCTGTATACTAGTGTGCATATTATCTGGAGAGAATCAGAACATTGCTGCACCATGTGGCAAAAATGTTTGTGGTAATCTAACAATGGCAGTCTGTCCACCAGAGAGCAGCAATGTGTATCTTTCACATTCATCTTGCATAGTCACATTCAGATTATCCTTAAATTTGAGAAAACCTGTGAGGAAAAATGCTGTAAAACTGATTTATagagtttaaaaatatttcctttaTAACTGTTGTCCAGCTCTACAGCCTCCTAGAGAGAATAAACCCAGACCACAACTTTCCAGTAAGGTAAGAAGAATGAcattgtttactgtgtgtgtgtgctgtgtgcacGCATGTGTGCACAAGGCAGTAAAGTAAAGCATTGCTTTTTTGTTAGAAGTTGTTTATGGTATTAAGTGTTCAGccactgatttttgtttttgattcagCTCCCATTGCCTGCGTGCTGCGGCCTTCTACATCAGGGGACTCCTATCCTTCTTCCAAGGACGTTACAATGAAGCCAAGTACTGCAAATCATAAACTGTTACATGTAAATCCACTCACACATCTACCCTGCACTgctacatatttatatttgttttgtgtgttccAGACGTTTCCTCAGGGAAACCCTGAAGATGTCTAATGCTGAGGATCTGAACAGACTGACTGCCTGCTCTCTGGTTCTGCTGGGCCACATCTTCTATGTGCTTGGGAACCACAGAGTAAGACATCCAACACATGACAACTGGTTTTAATGCTTACACTAAATTGGACCTGAGTTTAATTTTAAGACGTTTGTGCTTTGAGTGGGGGTTGGTTATCACAAATAGGGCACTGGAACTGaacattttgtcctttttttattttatatattaacaGTTAAGGAGGTATAAAAAACACTCCAACTATTCTTATGCCATGTGCTACTGGGACCTTAATTATAAAAAGGTTTACACATCCTGCCCACAATAGCAAAACTGTGTAAactgttaaacacacaaacctatAAAACCCTAACATGCAGTCACCTTTTTataaaatcacaaatcacagaAGAAATGATCACATTTGCATCTACATGCGATTAAAATtgatccatcatctatactgcttatccttTGAAGGGTTGCATACCTtctagctgtgaggcaacagagctaaccacAGGCCCAGTGTGCCATCTATGACTGATATTCCAGGATGGTAATTCCTGCAATTAACCATAGATGGTTAATGAGGCATCTATTTAAAAGGGcagaaatgcacacaaatcAGCTGCTGCTAAGTTGAGGTTCATACCAGGTGGACTACGGAGTCAGATTAGTTGTTCATGAATGACTACATTTATCTACAAAAGACTACAAAAGCAGTGAATTAATCCGTATCAGGGGGAGTCAAGTCCTATAGAAATTAAGTGTTGAGGTGTCATGGTAGTAGCGAGGAAGCCTGTTGCTGTGCACTGGCGAACTGGGTATATTGTTCTGGTGAGGCGGTGCAGCTCCAAAATGTAACAACAAAAATCTTcagctttctttatttgtaAATCAGTAATTTATACAGAGGTGTTGTTTTCTATGCACAAATTAATCAGTGAGAgattaaaaattatttctttttctttttaggaAAGCAACAACATGGTGGTACCTGCAATGCAACTTGCCAGCAAGATCCCTGATATGTCTGTTCAGTTGTGGTCTTCAGCACTGTTGAAAGGTACATAATGACCCTATCCTTTGCTGCATAGCACCATTAGTGTGAGGACTTGAGCAGGCCATCATTTTTTATATGTACCAGTGTGTTCTCAAGATATAGTGTGGCTGAATGGAGATCTGACTCTGTGTTGTGCTTGCAGATGTTAACAAAGCTCTTGGGAACACTATGGATGCCCATGAAGCAGCCCAAATGCACCAGAACTTCtcccagcagctgctgcaggaccACATTGCTGCCTGCAGCCTGCCTGAGCATAACCTCATAAGTGTATGTGAAACAGCTTAGCTTCTTTCTCCAAGTTTCCATATGCCTACTGTCTATTATCACATATGCCATATTTACACTTACAATTTGTTGTGCTGTGATGAcagtatttctcttttattttccagtgGACTGATGGTCCTCCCCCTGTCCAGATTCAAGCCCAGAATGGTCCAACCACCAGCCTAGCAAGCCTACTATGAGGAAGATTTTGTCTAACATATGACAGTAGCTGGTACACGATCACAAATAGGTTGATGCCTAAGAACCTCCTATCAAATCACTGTAATTTGAAAGGATTTTAAGAGGCGACAAAATTTGGGCCTTCACTTAATTAGCTTCTTAAGATTGCTTCTTGATTGTGTgctattacatttttaattgttataAAACAGTTACAACCACTGTTTTACAGGTATTTCACACTCTGATGGCATCGATGCTTGCAGGGCACAAGGGCAAGGTTGAACTCATGATTAGACTAGTGAAGGACACGATATATAAAAGGACTTCTGCGCTCCAGATAGAGAGAAGTCTTTCTTTAGGTTTGCCAGGTTTCTTTTCCATTCGTTGGAAAAGTGGGGATTAGATAAGGGGCAGTAAAGAAATGTAgatgaaattaatttattcatgttgATATTTTTGTAACTGTtggtaaatattttacattttgccttttttgtaTGTATGCGGTTTTTTTCATGCATGGAAGTTACTGATGTTGACTCCCTGTACAGTAGTTTCAGACCTTGGCTTGACTCCTGGTGGATGATGTTTTGCACAAAATCTGTATTGGAGAAAATAGAGACTTCTTGTAATATATTTTCACAGAATAATCTGTTGAAAAGTTCACGCTACGAATCGACAGTGTACATTGTTATGGGACAATGCAAAGTCCATTGTGTGCAGTTCTTCTTTGGACCAGAAGATGCCTCTGTTGGGTCTGGTTAATAACCAATGCAGAATACTTTTGGATTTTATATAATTTGGTAGCTGTAATAGTTGCCACATACctttggaaaaacacatttaactgaTGTATTTTTTCAAGTTCCATAATATATTAATTCCTgttaatgtattatttttttgcaaaacaCGTTTAGACTTTGGGAACTCACAATAATCAGATAttcaaaaatgaattaattttattttcttattttaatttgtctCAATCAATCTACTAAATTGTTtctttacagtatgtttgtataGATTTTCCACTTGTGGAACCTTTTTCTTGTACAGTGACATTTTATAAAGTCAATTTAGTAAAGCGTGACATGTATTTTTAGCTATCCTATGTAGAAATCTCAATGCTTGGTATTTAAGGCACTCTGTAAGGACACAGTTTAAGCTTGAGTACTAGCCATAATCTATCCAATACCTATGTTTTTAATGCTTATGTTGTTTTCAGTAATTTtccaataaaaatataattgaaaTTTTGTAATTTAGTAGTTTAGCTtattttcattgtgtgttttaaagataTGCTAAATTAATCCTACTGATTGGACAGGAACACATGCCGCACTGGTGCAATCCTCCTGTGAGTAGGGACAGCACTGTAACTCGGTTAGTGATGAGCAGGTTTTATCAGTAGCCGGTAAGTGGTGCTTTTCAGGTATTTACATGTAATTATACTGTTAAAGTCTAAAAATATCTAATCCATTTAAGGGCTGTGCTGTAATATATTTCACTTCCTGAACATTTACTGGAAACAAAAGAATGAACTAAGAACTGGAATTGCAGTAgatatgttttgttctgttatgTATGGGTAAactttgtgctgtgttgtggttTGAAATGTTTCTGACCCTGTTTTCTTATGTTTAATTCTGTCTAACAAGCTGCTGGCCCAGCTAGAGTATCTGTCTACAGATATCCCCTcccttttttcccccccatGTCATATATAAACAAGACCATTAGTACTGTTTCTCAAGTCTCACAGGGAAAGCATTCATTTGCACCACTCAGAAGTGCATTTAATAAGCTATTTGAGGCCTGTGTGGAACAGTAAACTTAGTCAACACAGGCATTTATGTATCCTCTGGGGAAAATGCTGCACAGATACAAAGCATGGCCTGGGTTTGCTGCTTACTATGATCCAGTTTGTAGCTGCCCCAAAGCCCACctacatttttcaaaaagtGAGTGTGGAGAGGTGAGAAATGCAGAGAGGGCAGCTGTTCCCAGTGCTGGTCCTTAGAGCAAATTGAATATGGATAAACTTATCAATACATGGTGTCCATTATCTTCCTAGCTTAAAACTCTACCACCCACAGACAGAGTATGTAAACTGAGGTTCAGAAGTGATTATTATTGAGACTTTCTGATCAGGTCCTGCAATTAGTCAGGATAACCACATGAAATCTTAAACCATGCAGCAACACATCATAGCACGATTACCGAGTGTGTAGTCCAGTTGTGTCACGTGATGTGCTTGTGTTTGGGTATACTTTAGGAGCAGGTTGACAACAATATTCCTCATAAACAGACACAGGTTTCCATGACGGTGACAGGAACTAGTTTAATATGGTCTTTTGGCACAATGGATTGATACGGAAGGACTGTGCAAATTCTGTCACTACTGGTCTGGGAGCTGCTAAGGATCCTCTGCAGTCACAAGAAGACCTATGGAGGATACCAGTGGACATTTATTTAGTTCAAGCAAAAAATAACTTTGTGAAGCCCAGAATGCAGGAACCCATAGAGCTGTGACTATGCTTATTAATATAGTgtaaaaaatctgaaatgaaagGGTCAGCTGggtcattttgtgtttgcctgCATTTTTGTTCAGTAAGTAACTCAAAGTAAGCAATTAGGACCTCCTTATCAAGCCTATTTTTaaccaaaaagtaaaaagtaattatttgttatGATCAAGGGGAGCAGGCTTATCACATATCATGGCACACATAAGAACATCACTGTCATACAAATCCAATCAAATGAAATTAAGTAGCACAATTTAATAGGCAGCAGTAAATACAACACGCTGTAACATAAcatgattgttttgtttatttgcttaTGTACATTAATGTACACTGCTGCTTACTATGACCCATTTGGATTCGTGGAAGAGTTTAGGTTGCCATTCAACAGTGCTGTCCTTGTTTTCACTTTGCTAATTTCTGCACTTCCGTCTAGTAGTCAAATCGCACAATTTTCTCCGAAGTCAGCTGTTGGAAACTTAACATTTCCGAGGTGCGTCTGAACGCAGCATGACGCCGCCTGTGGTGGCTCATTACATTATCTGGCAACTGGAGTGGCAGCGGACAGAAGAGAGGGGATCCCCGGGATTTTTACACCGAAGCCAGCTAAATACTGACACCAAACATCTGAACATCACGGGGGAACTCGTTTAAGCTCCTCCTAGACTTCGTAAGTTAATAGATTTCATTGTCGCATCAACTAATCcaatgttttaattttcaatCAAATTATGACGACGGAGGAAGTTTCTCTGTCGGCGTTAGCCTGGCTAACGTAAGTTAGGCTAGCTAGCATAGCCTGAGCCCAGCTAACATGCAGGTTGCCAGTTTGTGTGTAGCAGAGcgacatatatacacacacacaccgagcaCCGACTGCCAAGAACAAACCGCCTCAGAAAGTCGAGAAATATCACCACTAACTTCCCCAGCAAACTTGTATTAGGATGCTCCAGTAGTACGATATAATGTAAGTTGTTGTCACTATTTACCCTTTATGAAGCGTTGGGCGTCTGGGACGGAACAGGCAGTTTCTATAATTAATTAACACCGATTATTAGTGAATACATTTAGCGGGTGTCTGCCTGGGCAGACGAGTGTCCGGGGAGTTAGCATTAGCAGGCTAACCTAGCTCGCTAGCTAGTCTCTTAACACTAGCGGCTCGCTGTGATGGGGTTGGTTTCATTGTGTGTCGTGTATCGCAATTTGGACGCGCACAAACATCCGAGCTAAACATCACAGTCATCGTCGTTTTAAAAGAGTGTACACTCCACGGTTGGGAGACTTTGCTTAAACCCGGGTTGTCGCCGATATCCACGATTGGCTGTTAGCTCGGGTTAGTTAGCCCTGGGTTGTAGCCGGACAGATGGACAGGTTGTTGTTGGCGAGCCAAGTTAACGTTAGCATGAGATagcttgtttttgttgatgGGTTACTTAGAAATAGGCAGCGATTCTTTGGGGCAAAGTTGGGTCACTAAAGTTTATAAACATCATAACCAGCATTGCTACCGGTTATAGCTAAGCTTACTGCTCGTCATAGTCGTGGATGGGTATGATTATTGCTTTATGAGCCATTGATCTCACAACTTTGTCAGATTAGCTCAACCGTGAAAAGCCTTTTTATGGAGGCATAATGGTGGACGGCTGTGCCTCTGTcggggtgtgtgtgtctgtccacgACGGATTAGTAGCGATCACCCACGTCAGACCACAGACAGCTAAATGCctaatttgtgtttgtatcGGAATATCAGTGTTGCTGTAACTGAGCTCAAATTCACTACTAAATGTATGTAATGGGATATCTTGCTCTCAAGTCTAAGGGCAAGCTCTGCAACCGCTGTACAGTTCATTTCCCGTCAAAGTCGCGCATTTGAAGCCATTATCGAGGTTAACCATTTGTTAATTGTGAGCTGTGACGTTTGTAATATATATCCAAACCAGCAAGTGTTGTAAATAACTTTATTAAGGCTCAGTATTTGAAGATCCTTTTTGGCTGTCATCATATCAGCAGCAGTCATGATGTTTGAGTGGACACtttgtcagatttttatttaaataacagtGAGTATATCCTTATCTCTGATGAGCAAGTGCCCTTGTTTTAGAGCAAGCAGACAGTTGGCACCATTGACTAGTGATGGGGGACACATGTCGCTTTGCATTTTATGATGGGCCTTGGATTTGCCCGAGGAGGGGTGCCTCTTACAAAAAACTATCTTGAGAGTGATGTGACCAGACAGGCATGACTCCAGATACACTCGTATTTTGCTACATCAggattttaactttttaaagccttatctgtactttctgctgccctatgttttgttttcagatacCTTACTTGTTGCCATTGTTAAGCTTATTATGGTAATGATAAT includes the following:
- the LOC113129449 gene encoding MAU2 chromatid cohesion factor homolog, whose product is MASNVEAPERWYLALLGFAEHFRTSSPPKIRLCVHCLQAVFQFKPPQRIEARTHLQLGSVLYHHTKNSELARSHLEKAWFISQQVPQFEDVKFEAASILSELFCQQNLVDSAKPLLRKAIQISQQTPYWHCRLLFQLAQLHTLEKDLVSACDLLGVGAEYARVVGSEYTRALFLLSKGMLLLMERKLGEVHPLLTLCGTIVENWQGNPIQKESLRVFFLVLQVTHYLDAGQVKSVKPCLKQLQQCIQTISTLHDDEILPSNPADLFHWLPKEHMCVLVYLVTVMHSMQAGYLEKAQKYTDKALMQLEKLKMLDCSPILSTFQVILLEHIIMCRLVTGHKATALQEISQVCQLCQQSPRLFTNHAAQLHTLLGLYCISVNCMDNAEAQFTTALRLTTHQELWTYIVTNLASVYIREGNRHQELYSLLERINPDHNFPVSSHCLRAAAFYIRGLLSFFQGRYNEAKRFLRETLKMSNAEDLNRLTACSLVLLGHIFYVLGNHRESNNMVVPAMQLASKIPDMSVQLWSSALLKDVNKALGNTMDAHEAAQMHQNFSQQLLQDHIAACSLPEHNLISWTDGPPPVQIQAQNGPTTSLASLL